AACCCTATAAAAGGTGGCAAGATTGTGTATCATCATCCCTGCAATAAAAGTCGTCAGTCTTCCGTCTTCGAGGTACTTCAAAACAGATTCAAGAGTTGGCAGCGTCCTACttctgcgctacacccactctTAGAATAAAGACACTTGATACAGCGTCTGGTCCCTACAATTCACTCTATGTGTCCATAAGCCTCAAATTATTCTGATTAAAGTAGaacggggcgggtgtagtgtagcggttagaggttccgcttcctgcacgatcgatcggaggttcgaatccgccctagtgctcaccaagcctttcatacctccggggtcgataaattggtaccagacttgtctgggaggataaaagcactgacttgactagccaccgcaagtcattgtataggccagatacacgttcgtaaacctcaaacgattctgaattgaagtgaacgtgggggcacatcccaagcggattgattaacgccagaaactttcaCTTTAACTTTAAAGTAGAACACGGTGACAATTCCCAAAATGAATGGCACCGGGACCTTGCCTTTTATCCGTTATTGCATGATGCTTGTTAAGCAGCATCAATAATAGTGATGTTTTGAACATCAGTGGTAGAAGGTAATTCTGAACTTCCTTTCCGCATTATCGtaatctttttatccttttatctttttttttttggcttgcTCCAACGAACAAATTGCGCTACTCTCTTCTGTCGTCTTTGGAAACTCTCATATTTAGTCCCAGCAAAGTCAAACtgtgaataatttcttttcactattcttttcgtttttattagAGCTACTAGGAGACTCCTAGTCACAGTGGAGATTGCTGTGCTCGATTCTGATTGACTTGACTTTAGAATGGTGGTCGTGTTTGAGAGCAaactcatttgtttatttatttgcttatttacttGTTCCTCTATTTACTACGTTCACTGacgagcaaaaaaagagaaaaggaagaaaagagagtaCATCAGTAATAAAAAGACAGATGACTATCATCGTTTAGTTAAGCAAACGAATCTACCCTCAATAAATGGAGGAGTTAAATGGATTGAAAAGTTCTAGTATCTGATGTTGGTTGTTCTAAAAGGGAAAAACTGTCGTATCCTGACCCTCACTGCTAAGATTGATTTAGTCACCATGAACGGCTCTTCTGGATTATAGATCTACTGCTTGGTTAGCACAAAGACTGTAGGAGCCGTAgagattttaaataatttcccTGTATTGAGATGTTCTTATTAACCCGCTCAATGTACGCAATGTTTGGCACAGTTGCTTGACTTTGGTTTAGTTTGTCAGGGGAAGTATGCGGTCCAATAAAGCATCTTCATAACTCGAGCAAGGACACAACAAAAGCCGAAGAAATGCTGTAAAATACTCTGGTTTCTCCTACTTCAGAACACCGTAGACAAACTGGAGCCTCCTAATTGACCCAAAGAAGGTATCTTGTGATAATCGATGCGTATTCGAAATGGCTAGAACTTAGTCGTTGTCGTCAACCACTGCAATGTTGAGAGAACTCGGAACTTCGCAAACCCCAGGGTGACTGTGTCAGACAACAGTACACAGTTTACAGCGGAGCTCCAGGAATTCTGCGACAAGCTGGAAGTTGAGCACGTTCGTTCGCGCTGTTCCAGCCACAGTTAAATCCCCAAGTAGAATGCTTTGTGGACACTTTGAAAAGAACACTCAGAACAGATTAAGGAAGGAGGGACGTCGGAAAAACTTGCAATTTTCGCAGTGCTATCGGCGAACACCATGTGCGCCAACGCCAGGACATCTTTCTCCAGCGGAGGTGTTCCTAAAGCGCAAGTTGAGGACGTCGTTGATGCTGCTGAAGGAACCAGctaaaggagaagaagaacacGCAATGTGGAAATGGAAGAATAGTTCAGTCGTCATCATAGACCTTAGAAAAGATTGGACCACCACGAAGAACTTGTATACGTGCGTGACTACCGCCTGGGACATGAGAAATGGAGCCCTGCTCGCGTGAAGAATCGCCATGGACGAGCAGTGTACGACGTGCTAACGGAAGAGGACGATTTGTGGAGAAGACACGTTAACCAGATGCGTGAAGAAGAGCACCGGAGGGTTAGTTGAGAGATGACTGAAACTTCCAAGATGCCGTTCAACCAGGAAAATCGACATTACCATGGTATGGCAAGGACGATCGCCGACGTCAAAGACAATGTCAAAGATCGGGCACCAACCATCGTGCCACCAAAAACGACTCGACCAGCTCGACAACGCCGACCACCCCGTCGATTGCAACCCGATCCGAAGATGAAGACGTACGCGACGCGTTCCTCCTAGGGGAGGTGGCTGAGGGGAGGTGTTGGAGAACTAAGCAGGTTAACTACGTTAGTTCATGTAGCCGTTTATATATTGGGCCATTgccattttatttaattttcctGCCTTAAGAGGTTCTTATT
The Necator americanus strain Aroian chromosome I, whole genome shotgun sequence genome window above contains:
- a CDS encoding hypothetical protein (NECATOR_CHRI.G3363.T1), which translates into the protein MTETSKMPFNQENRHYHGMARTIADVKDNVKDRAPTIVPPKTTRPARQRRPPRRLQPDPKMKTYATRSS
- a CDS encoding hypothetical protein (NECATOR_CHRI.G3363.T2), which encodes MPFNQENRRYHGMAGTIADVKDNVKDRAPTIVPPKTTRPARQRRPPRRLQPDPKMKTLDHHEELVYVRDYRLGHEKWSPARVKNRHGRAVYDVLTEEDDLWRRHVNQMREEEHRRENRHYHGMARTIADVKDNVKDRAPTIVPPKTTRPARQRRPPRRLQPDPKMKTYATRSS